A portion of the Vibrio coralliirubri genome contains these proteins:
- the hemE gene encoding uroporphyrinogen decarboxylase: MTELKNDRYLRALLKQPVDYTPVWMMRQAGRYLPEYKATRAEAGDFMSLCKNAELASEVTLQPLRRFPLDAAILFSDILTIPDAMGLGLYFETGEGPKFERPITCKADVEKIGLPDPEGELQYVMNAVRQIRKDLKGEVPLIGFSGSPWTLATYMVEGGSSKAFTKIKKMMYAEPQTLHLLLDKLADSVIEYLNAQIKAGAQSVMVFDTWGGVLTPRDYNLFSLQYMHKIVDGLIRENEGRRVPVTLFTKNGGMWLESIAATGCDAVGLDWTINIADAKARIGDKVALQGNMDPSMLYAQPERIREEVGSILEGFGDGGTGHVFNLGHGIHLDVPPENAGVFVDAVHELSKPYHK; the protein is encoded by the coding sequence ATGACCGAATTAAAAAACGATCGCTATTTACGCGCACTTTTAAAACAGCCTGTTGATTACACACCGGTATGGATGATGCGCCAAGCTGGCCGCTATCTTCCTGAGTACAAAGCAACGCGCGCTGAAGCGGGCGATTTCATGTCTTTGTGCAAAAACGCGGAACTGGCATCAGAAGTAACACTTCAACCTTTACGTCGTTTCCCGCTTGATGCGGCAATCTTGTTCTCAGACATCCTAACTATCCCTGATGCAATGGGCTTAGGTTTGTACTTTGAAACAGGTGAAGGTCCTAAGTTTGAGCGTCCTATCACGTGTAAAGCTGACGTAGAGAAGATTGGCCTACCTGATCCAGAAGGTGAGCTTCAATACGTAATGAATGCCGTTCGTCAGATCCGTAAAGACCTGAAAGGCGAAGTGCCACTGATTGGTTTCTCTGGTAGCCCATGGACTCTAGCGACATACATGGTTGAAGGTGGAAGCTCTAAAGCATTCACTAAGATCAAGAAGATGATGTACGCAGAACCACAAACGCTGCACCTGCTTCTAGACAAGCTGGCTGACAGTGTTATCGAATACCTGAACGCGCAAATTAAAGCGGGTGCTCAATCGGTAATGGTATTTGATACATGGGGTGGTGTACTGACTCCTCGTGACTACAACCTATTCTCACTGCAATACATGCACAAAATCGTTGATGGCCTAATCCGTGAAAACGAAGGTCGTCGAGTACCGGTTACTCTGTTCACTAAGAACGGTGGCATGTGGCTTGAGTCTATCGCAGCAACAGGTTGTGATGCGGTTGGTCTAGACTGGACAATCAACATCGCAGATGCAAAAGCTCGCATCGGCGACAAAGTTGCTCTGCAAGGTAACATGGATCCTTCAATGCTTTACGCTCAGCCTGAACGTATTCGCGAAGAAGTGGGCAGCATCCTTGAAGGCTTCGGCGACGGTGGTACAGGTCATGTATTTAACCTAGGCCACGGTATCCACTTAGATGTACCGCCAGAGAACGCTGGTGTATTCGTTGACGCTGTTCACGAATTGTCTAAGCCTTACCACAAGTAA